Within Calliopsis andreniformis isolate RMS-2024a chromosome 4, iyCalAndr_principal, whole genome shotgun sequence, the genomic segment TCGCTCGAGGGAAACGTTCAGCAATTACGAACGACAATTGCAGCTGATTTTCCCCGACAAAACCATCAAAGGTACATAGTCAATGCTGTCTTGTTCGTCACGCAGTCAACATTAGGTCACCAGAAATGTGACTGCACGTAACCGCCCCCCATGCCTATTGGATTGAAACGATGAGGATGAATTTTTTCCATTCTCATGGCTCCAGGACCACCACTGCTTCCTAAAAAGCCACCGTGTGGTCCGCCACGTGGTCCAAAGCCGCCTGCTCTTCCCAACATCCCTGGACCGCCGCCACTGATACCCATGTTCATTCCTGATGGACTACCGATGCCTCTACCTCTTCCTCCACCACCCAGTCCACCTCCAGTACCTGGAAAAGTCTTCAAGTTAATGAAGATTGTTCTGATCGTGGCTGGTTTTATTTTCAAAAGCATATTGCATGTTCAGTGATTGTACAAATAGAAGGAATAATGGTCAAATAAAATGGACAGTCTGGTTGTCAGTTTCTAGTGTTTTAATCAAATTTAACGAGTAACTACAGAATCACGGACCTCCGTGTGATCAGTAGTAACAAGAATAAGAAAGGTATGAGATACTTATTTGTAGAAGTTTTGAAAGAACAAGTGTCGAAATACTAGATATCCCCCCCTCCCCCtacacacgcgcgcgcgcgcacgcacacatacacacgcgcgcgcacgcgacacacacacacacacacacacattgtCTGCTGCCTGCTACCTGTCTATCTGCTCTGCTGTTGGCTGCTCTCTGCTGTGTGCATACGTGCGTGCAAGTGTATACGTGTGCGTGTGCCTGCGTGTCGAACAACGTTTTGTCCTGACGATTTTTTTGCGATCGATGATGCATAGATTCCCTTGTTTTGTGCTAAAGATTAAATGATTCTTGTTTTATCAAATTGCTATCATCATTTAATCAACAGAGGAAGACCTTCAACTTTTTACACAAGAGTCGTTATTCCCTACACTAAATTTTCCTTTCTAAAAAGCATATTAAAACTAATTATACTCAGAACTATGAGTGCAAAGAGttaaaacattcataataacaaGTATAATAAAGACACCTTGCGAATTACAAATTAGGTACTGCAAAATGGAATCTCATGAAGAATCATCAGCACGAAACGGGATAAACCACTTAAGTCACTTTATTTAATGTTTCACGTTCAAGTGTTCAACAaacttataatataaatatttatataagtTACGTTTCAGTTTGAtctaccataatatccatatacATAATTGTAGGTCTTTAGTATCAATGTAACATGTCCTGCGTGTGGTACGTATATATCTTTGCAAATACATACTGTAACCCAAAGTTCGTAAAATCACTCTTCAGTTTTCCTAAAATAAATTCAGAAACGCTTAAATgtttcttaaatatttatatttattactaTTTGCGCAGGAAAACCTACTtttattgaaataattattCTTTTCCGATTATAGGAACTACAACTTCCTGTTTATTCTTAATATCACGTGGTCGCATATATCGGATACTACAATCACGTGgtcaattttaattttcacaaaattaaaatcgatttataataaaattttaatcattataacttttatattaaaaaagagaagcacaaaatatgatGAATATATTATTGGGAATGTCGCAGGCATTTCTAACCGGGGCCTATTTAGTATCGCTCTTGTTTTAAGAAGATTCTTTGATTTCTTCAATTTCATCGCTCTCATACATGACTCATGAAatcgcaataaaaatatatgacaTTCGAAAAACTTTTGCGCATTTCATTATTGAAATATAGAGAAcaagtattcaaatttaatCAAAATGAGAATCTAAGTTTAATACATATTGAATACTTTTACTTGTACGTTCTTTTAACAAAAATGAACTGAAAATTTCTTAGACTATTGCAATCGAAATTAGTGAGAGTAGTAAGAGAGCGATGAAGAGAGAAGTTTACCACAAgtttgtcatttcaacgatttTTTTTAATTCATTCTTTCATTGTTAGATTTTTTCTTATATCCATATCACAGCCATCGTTAGCACTACTGGACTTCAGGATTATCAAtttcgcacaatcttcaatccgttaAATCTTATAATTTACTACTTAATGgtaaaattagaatttttagCTTATTTACAGTAAGAGTGTTTTAGCATTGATTCTAGAAACTCGAATCGTTCTTTCTTTCAGAAATGGAACAAATACTTGATTCCAAAATGATAACTTAACAGAATCGTGTGAGCGTACAGTAAAAAATACTTATTTCTTAAAAACTTCTGTTATGATTTTTTATCTTTTAATTAGTTTAAAACTTGTTTCATAGAATGAACGACACGAGTTAACTTCGTagcataaatataataatattttgaaGGAATACTTGAAACCTTACTCATTAAATCGTCTAACTTAAGTACTAATTAATCAATTTTGAACTGTTAATGTAATTATCCAACTCTTCCTTCCATCAATCATTATCCTATCTGCAACGATTTTAATTTTCGTGCATTGCATTGTGCATGTTATTGCCTGCACTAATTCATTTTTTCCGTAGAATTTCACGCGCGCGCGCATGTGTGGGGGCGTATTTTATGCACGGCTCGACCGACGAGTGGAATGGCTTAAATACCGGCGCATTCGCAATATTAAATTCCTAGAAATTTCGATTTATCATGTATCCAACTTTTTCTTTAATTGGGAATGCACAACTTGAATTTCTATCTCATTCGagctatttataaatattttcaaacactTTGATATTTTATTCCTTTCATTGATaataaaatgttataaaaaCGTGCAAAATATATTACAATTAAAGAAAATCGGAACAGTAACCAATTTATGAAGAGGTAAGGAGCCCATCCGTTTCGCGATTATGAATCTCGTTGCTGatctctttttcttctttacTCCAAATTCAATTCCGTCGAAtcagattataattattaacatGTGAATCATAATATCATCAACAACTATGCGAAAGTTGTACACCCCCATTTTCAACAGTATGAAGCACTTGCACTTATACCTACATATTATTCTTATTCTCATATTTGAGTAAGGTGGATTGTACCTCCTACTCCTATTCACCGTAATGTCAAAAACAGACATGTCGAAAGCGATCTTTATTGTAATGCTGTAACTGCGATAAGATGGTGTGCGCAATAGCCTCGAAAAATTGCTCAAAAAAAGGAACGATTGTCAAAGTTATAAGAGATACGTTACTTTATATCTAGCTAATATATTAAGATCCACCGTTCTCAAGAATTGCTTTAATCGTTTCGTACATGTATATTAAGATTAAAAGGAGGGAAGTAGATAACAACAAAGATCGTTAACACTCCAAAGAACCGCGATTATACTTTGATCGCGATTTCTTTTtgtgtttaatattattttcaagCACTTTAATAATAATGCTCATTCCTGTAAGACGATTTAAGTTATAAGATAAGTgtctaatatttttaagacaATAAATTCGAGAAACAGTTACGAGGATGATGAACACTGCTCGCGACCAAAATATCCCTTGAACTGAATAGACAGTAAATACTGTTACTATCTATCGAGTTCAACCTATTTTGTCATATGAGTACAATAATGGAGAATTAATAGTCATCAAAAATTGTCGGTTGCGAAAAAACGTAACCGCAGTGTACACATAAACCTATGTAAAATTATTGTAAATTTCAAAGTATCCTACTCATTTTAATCGCTCTCCATATTTTGAAACTCTTGTCACCATTTAGAATTTTAGGACATGAAAATCTCTAACGATACGGGATCGTTCTAACATTCGTTTAACACACCGAATCACTGATTTTCTTCGTTTAATGCTGAAATTGAGCTTTCAGACTAATGACATTAAAAAATTACTACATATCTGCAATTTTCGAGTCGAATTTGttcaactgtataatacgaCACCCAAGGAGCGGTCTAATATTGTTTTAAAGACCTTTTAACTGCAGTATGTCTCAAAAACGAAAATTTACAATAGTTGAGCAAGTTATGTTGAGACTACAATACCTGTTCGATTCTCGACCACGAAATACATATGACAGTTATCAAATTCTTGACATAAAGTTGAACCTCCAGGCATTCCATCTCTTTTATCGCACGATATAATAGACACTTCATTTTTTCGATAGAGGCACACTGATATGGTAAACAACGAAATTGAAATTTTACAAAAGAAACTAGAGTTATAGAAAAACAAACAGGTTTTAGTTGAAGTATCTGTAAAACTTTTtggaaaattaaatttccttTTCATAACGTTAAAAAGCCTTTGCCTTGATATTTTCAATTATAACAATGTGCTTGATATAAGCGCGCTTATTGTTAATCATGCCAATATACTGTTACACCAATCAGAATTCGTAATCATAACTGCAAGAGCAACGAACAGCACGACAATCGAACAGTAATGCGTTCTTCTTTAATAAAGGTAATGCGCATAACGCTGGTATTTATTCCTGGTTGGATACAGACGTTCTCCTTTGTGGATGGGCGAGCATAGAAATGAAAATGGCAAGTTAAAGAATTATTCGAGTCACTTATAGTACACATATACAATATTGGATAAGTATATCCTAATAGATTTCACTAACACGCAGTTAATTAGACATTCGGTAAATTAATCGTTTGAATACACTAATTActgattttttattaaattataaacaatTATCTATACAATAAGAAATAAAATGCAGATAaaacaaatttaaatttataatagaCAATTTTTTGTACCCaaacttttatatttgtttGGTAGTAAAAGCTATACATTCTTCTAAAAAAACCCAactttgtatttttagtgtccaGTAACCTCAGCTAATAAATCCACGAAATTTAACAAGATGATATAAGAAGAAACAAAAGAAACTATCGTTCTCAACACAATTTTCCAATATTGTATATGTTAATTACTTGATATTGAATACAGCCATGCACTGAACAAATCTCTGGTTAAAGCCATACGATTTGCAAATGCAATCTGTTCAAATCTAACCACAGATTAGTAACGAAGTTCGCTAAAGAGTAATTACTCACAGGCATACATCAATGTGAATGAGGATGACATAAATGTGTAAGGTTCCAAACAAGTTACTATCACGTGACGTGAAATCACATTACACACTATAGTAAATCCATAGCGTGAGCCGAGGTTTTTCCCTTGTTTTCgacctattttgctataatacgaaacaaatttgctatagTATGTACCGTGTTTCCTgtgacgtgacagtaatgaGTTCGCACCCAAAAAGTTCGTACCTACACAGGCATGTATATGTTTAAAACAACTATTGGATTGTAATGAAATATTTCTGCAAATGCTCATAATAGACTAAGGGgatcaaaaatttttaaaaatttggaataattaaacaaaatttaattCACAGCAACAGCTTATGATAAGAAATCAATTTGTACCAAGTTTTAGCCTTATACCTCAATTTGGACatgaaaaattaagaaaaaaatttgTTAACTAATAATTCAAATCgtaaaaaaaatgcaaaaaggatactgaaaaatttcaattttatattgGAGCTGTCGCTAAACTAAATTGTTATTTTTACGATAAATACGTATTAATGTTGTTATTACCCTCTATTTTTTTAGATTTCTTAGTTTAGTGCGCAAAATGTTTTATGCAATACGTTAGGAGAAATTGGGTAAAAACATGACtttctatttttattctttattacAACTCACATTGAAATGCAGGATCGAAACTTGGcataaattgattttttcttaTAATCTATCGAACGACTTATCGTGAAGAGGATAAAGTTCTATAAAAGTTATTTCCTCACCGATTTCAATGACGTTGAAATATGTTGTCAAAATCGTTattctaaacaactttttcatatacatatatctGGCAGTCGGCTTTAGTTTCGTGAtattaagaaaaatatattaaataccATTTAAGTTAGAAACTTATCAGAATTAGTTTCAATGACCTTGACCTCGATGTACATTGTCAAGGACATTCTCCTGAGTAACCCCCAAAATGTTTTAATCGTCACTCAGTGTTCGTTAAAAAATGATTAACAATCCAAACTTAACTGTAATCCGTAATCCGTAATCCATTAGGCGGCAggaattataattatagttacAACAACAAATACAATATAGGGGAAGATCGCCCAGTACCGACCAAATTCTCGCTTTCACTGCCAAATGGCAACATTCTAAtagtacaaaaaaataaatgttaTAGTTGTATGTAACATATTCAGAGAATATATTGTTTACTTCACCATTACCGATGTTCTAACATTTTGAACGTATATGTTGGACCTCTAATTTCACAGGTAATTAactgatatttttttaatacgtACATCATTTTTAATCTATTGGGTGTAAATAACTGCAAAAGTTTTACAATTATCTTTGTATATTGCATAGCAGTATTTAGAATGTTTACACATGCTTGTCGCCGGTACCGACCATCCAGCAGTTCCTCAATATCTACCATCAACAACTACTGCACAATAACGATTCAATTTTTTCTAACTGCAATTTTAATCTATTAACAACTAAAATTAGATTAGCATTTGTTTTATTCATTAACGCAGAAGTATAATTCAAATTAAGAAAGGAAAAAAAGTTCAATTTgattataagatgaaaatggcgttaaaacaaatacttgagaATAAAATAACGCATAAACAGATTGCTGAAATATTTCATGTTCAAAAAACGACATTAGAAGATAGATTTAGAGCAATTGAAGCCTATAAAACTGTTAGTTTAACTCACAAAAtaagcaaatttaaaaatactttCAACGGCGAATTAGAAAGACATTTGATGCTTTACATGAAAGATTAGGATCCAATATGAAAATTGAGCACATGTTTGAATGTATGGACGTAGAAGCAGATTTTAGataaaaatattctatattAATGTTTAAATGTTTATTTCTAATATCTCCTAATATTATTAATCACTTAACGCCTAAAAATCTACTAATCAAACAACTGGGCAGTTATTTGCCCATTGGCGACCTTCCCCTAAGTGAAGTTGATATTGCTACATTGCTTAAGCGGATTGCTGATCCACAGAATGCTCAAACATGGTATATGCTTCAAATTAAGCATAGAAATGCGTAGTATTAAGTATTAAATACATGTTAAAAATACTTTTTAGTACATCTCGGAACCTAAGAGCAACCGCTAGGTACATGTACTTATGGGATACAATTGTTCAAAATGTTGATTTCTACAGCATACTTAAAACTCATCGAAATCAATAAGGAAGTAGATTTTCTACAACTTCGTCATAAAGAGAACGTACTTTAGGGATAAGTATTTTTAATCCCCTTATTCAGCTATGCCCGTGAATTTTTTCCGAAATTTTTACACAGGGACTCTTCAATGGTTTCGCATCCAAGAACAGACTATGCTCAATACAATTTAATATGATTACCAAACGGAAAGTGGTACATTTTTGTACAGTAACGTTATCGTCTTACTAGAcgattattttaaacaatattcaaattatttgcAAACAATATGTAATAAATAAAATGATCCACAAATAGAAGATTTATCCTAAGAATTTagaagtaaaatataaaaatagttcATCCACACATTTGTTGGAGATTGGTGAAAAAGGGAGTAACAAATTTTTTCTTGAACACAAAATGTATTTTCCATAACTTAACTATTACAAATGGTCTTTCCTAAAATACGTACAAATAACCTGAAAACGCGCATAACATCTCAGAAATAGAATAAACTTAAGAAACAATTAGGCGACATGATAATAGCAATGGCAAGTAGAAAAGAACAATAGCAGTTTTATTGATGTAAACACCCAAAAACGCAATTTTTTATATCATTTTTATGCATAGAATATAATTCAACAAGTGTTCTTTATACTTTAAGCATAAGCTGCCAGTGTTAGCACAAAATACAtcattgtttttattttatttaaacaaaaaaATGAAGAACACAGAAAAAATGTTTCTATCACAGTAGCACTATATTTGCTTCTCTCCCGTCAATTGATCAGGAAACATTTTCAACTTAATCACTGCTGAAGTCTTCTCTCTCACATGTAAAAACTTTGTTTAACAAAATAGAGGGAACACAGAGAAACAAAACACAGCCGCAAAAAGAAATGCGTGTCTCTCCAATATTTGGTAGAAAAAACGGCAGCATAACGTTGCGCGCATTAAAACGCAAATAGCTTTTtcaatcttcattgtattttgattTAGAAGCAGCCATATCTGGCAAACAATTCATGTATTAGATACGTTTTCAATCTTACAATATGCTGTCAATAATGCAAAACTTCTTTCCGAAATTTGAGAAGACTCAAATCTCTGAAAAGGTTATTTACATCCTTAACAGCACATCTCAAGAATTCTAATTTGATGCACCTTGCAACTATGATCTAAAAATTCATTACACTGAACCTATTACAGTTCGACAGATAATACTGCAAATAAAAAGTGAATTTGAAGATGTTAAAGTTTACGAATTTCAGTCATATGTAGCTATTTTATAAACACTGAACACGCAAAGACTCTTTTTTTTAACGATAAACTTTATTTTGCCACAAAACTATAGCGAGACTACCAACAGCCCTTACTGACGGAAAATCGCAAACTTCCAATGACCATACATGTCAGCGTGTGTGTATGGGGGGTAGAGAGGAAGGGGCTATAGGGGGTGTAGGAGAGGGGAGGGGTAGAGGGGAGAGCGGAGGAGTGATAGAGGGGAGAGAGCAGGGGAGGGTGAGAGGAGGAGGGATAGAGGGGAGAGAGGAGGAGGGAAGGGAGGAGGGGGCGAGAGGTGGTGGGGCGAGAGGAGGGGGGGGAAGGGGGGGGGCGAGAGGAAGAGGGGGAGGGGGGCGAGAGGAAGAGAGGGAGGGGGGCGAGAGGAAGAGAGGGAGGGGGGCGAGAGGAAGAGAGGGAGGGGGGCGAGAGGAAGGGGTGGGGGGGGAGGGGGGCGAGAGGAAGGGGGAGGGGGGCGAGAGGAAGGGGGAGGGGGCGAGAGGAAGGAGGAGGGGGGCGAGAGGAAGGGGGGAGGGGGGGCGAGAGGAAGGGGGGAGGGGGGGCGAGAGGAAGGGGGGCGAGAAGAAGGGGGGCGAGAAGAAGGGGTGCGAGAAGAAGGGGGGCGAGAGGGGGGAGGGGACGGGGGTGGGGGGTAAGTAACTCTGGTACTTCTACAATACCAGCAAATGGCAGTGACGAAACGCAATAGTTTACTGTAAGGCATAATGCAAATTTCACCTGCCAGTAAAAATATGATACATTTCAATTCTTTCCGCTGTTAAGTGTCCTTGCGACGATGCAGCATGCAcactttttttattaatatctttATCTTCTCAATAACTATATAGCACATAATAAGTGATGACTTTAATTTGGAGTACTTATTTTTACTGTCAAGTCAATACAAATGAAACATTAGCAAACCTAATACCAGGCTGATAGAAATATTCAAAATCTACTTACCTCGACTCTGGTTATAACCAGCTTGCCATCCGGCGTAGTACGCTGCTTTTTGTTTCCCATGTTCCTCTGCAATTTTTACGCTGAGTGGCTCTGATCCACCTTCTGGTATTGTACCATGCAGGCGTGCAATTGCCTCTTGTGCCTCTTCTCTTTTATCAAATCTACGCAAAACAAAAGAAACCGATAACGAAAATGTGGAAGCCATAAGAAATTCTGTTGGCAGTAGAGGATGGGTTTCTGTGCCAAATTTCTGGGTCTAATCCCAGATTTATCGGGAATGATTTAATGCGAGATACATAATACAGCCTCATCACGGAGTCCTTAAAGTGTGCTAAAATTAAGAGAAATTGTCAAACTACTTCGGATCCTATTTACAGCCAGTTGACACACTTTTGGATACTATTTCTTACAACAAACCTCAATGACGCATCACAATTCGTGTTTTTGGTGTACTAAGTAGGTTGTTACAACTAGCAGAAGTAGGGTAATTTGAAATTATGCAAGGTCAACACGATAGACGAGCAAAAATAATGCAAACAGCAAAGACCTTTAGAAAATAAAAACGTGCATAATACGTACATTACACATTACGAAGCAATTTCCTCTACATCATACACATTTGCTTCTTGAATTTCAAATAAGTTACAATTTTCCAAAAGTGAAATACTTCTATTTAAGATTTAATTGAATATTAGATTATAAGAAATTTTCGTCATATTTTACTGTTAATGTATATTATTGTATTACTGATTATGATAACAATGGTACTATGATGTCAAGGATCAACTACTATACTTTTTGTTAGCATAAAAGTTCTATGCTATCTACATATGTTAAGTGAAATTATTTATATAGAGATACTCTCTTTATATATGTTAagtgaaattattttttttaaatatgaaatatttgcATATTGTTTAATGTaatgaatgaaataaaaaaaaaattataacaataaaaagTATTGTACCTGACAAATGCCACACCCCTTGGCAATCCTGTTAATTTGTCTTTTAAAATATTCTTCTGTACAATATTTCCATATTTACTAAATATATCATCGATTTGACTTTCTGTTATGTTCCTGAAACAGTGAAACCATATTTTCaatagaattcaatttttattattagtGATCATTATTACTTCGTACAATTTCATTTTACCTACCTCGGTAAATTTGTTACATAAAGATTAGTTTCTTTGATTTCTTCTCCAGATGGCCGTGCAAAAGACACTTTTAGTCTCTTATTCTGAACTTGTAGTCCATTTAACGtgcttatggctgtggctgcatctTCCGCCTTTGCATAGTTAACAAATCCAAAACCATAACTGTACCCAGTCTAGAACCAAAAAAAACAGACATACATGTAAGTAAGTACAAAAAGTAAATTATAAAAGTTAGAATGTTTCTGTAGAAAAAAAGAAGACCCACTTTGTAATCTTTCATAACACGACAAGATTCCACAGGCCCAATTGTCACAAACAGACTATATAAGTCTTTTTCAGTCATACTCTGTGGAagataattaattattaaatttgtccTAGGTTCTTCATTATTTTTACTCTGTTGTTGTTGTAGTTGTGTTTGCTGTTGCAATTGCAGTTGCTGTTCCCTTTGATCCGTCATTTTTAATACTTCTGTAGAATTCTGATCCTCCTTG encodes:
- the LOC143178199 gene encoding uncharacterized protein LOC143178199 isoform X1, with protein sequence MIPEIIEYKVHMEEKFRRDFSMRKLVTYFRMMSAALMVGVVYRERVPCEAGQGWGSVGLSTFAYVFPFVSRFAVTDLWLFVCLLFHFFCWSTQQPQPQNTQPLDTNQQQQQQQQNQIASHKEDQNSTEVLKMTDQREQQLQLQQQTQLQQQQSKNNEEPRTNLIINYLPQSMTEKDLYSLFVTIGPVESCRVMKDYKTGYSYGFGFVNYAKAEDAATAISTLNGLQVQNKRLKVSFARPSGEEIKETNLYVTNLPRNITESQIDDIFSKYGNIVQKNILKDKLTGLPRGVAFVRFDKREEAQEAIARLHGTIPEGGSEPLSVKIAEEHGKQKAAYYAGWQAGYNQSRGTGGGLGGGGRGRGIGSPSGMNMGISGGGPGMLGRAGGFGPRGGPHGGFLGSSGGPGAMRMEKIHPHRFNPIGMGGGYVQSHFW
- the LOC143178199 gene encoding uncharacterized protein LOC143178199 isoform X3, which codes for MDTKVQESNEIAQNIVNLQMDWSTQQPQPQNTQPLDTNQQQQQQQQNQIASHKEDQNSTEVLKMTDQREQQLQLQQQTQLQQQQSKNNEEPRTNLIINYLPQSMTEKDLYSLFVTIGPVESCRVMKDYKTGYSYGFGFVNYAKAEDAATAISTLNGLQVQNKRLKVSFARPSGEEIKETNLYVTNLPRNITESQIDDIFSKYGNIVQKNILKDKLTGLPRGVAFVRFDKREEAQEAIARLHGTIPEGGSEPLSVKIAEEHGKQKAAYYAGWQAGYNQSRGTGGGLGGGGRGRGIGSPSGMNMGISGGGPGMLGRAGGFGPRGGPHGGFLGSSGGPGAMRMEKIHPHRFNPIGMGGGYVQSHFW
- the LOC143178199 gene encoding sex-lethal homolog isoform X5 → MTDQREQQLQLQQQTQLQQQQSKNNEEPRTNLIINYLPQSMTEKDLYSLFVTIGPVESCRVMKDYKTGYSYGFGFVNYAKAEDAATAISTLNGLQVQNKRLKVSFARPSGEEIKETNLYVTNLPRNITESQIDDIFSKYGNIVQKNILKDKLTGLPRGVAFVRFDKREEAQEAIARLHGTIPEGGSEPLSVKIAEEHGKQKAAYYAGWQAGYNQSRGTGGGLGGGGRGRGIGSPSGMNMGISGGGPGMLGRAGGFGPRGGPHGGFLGSSGGPGAMRMEKIHPHRFNPIGMGGGYVQSHFW
- the LOC143178199 gene encoding uncharacterized protein LOC143178199 isoform X2, whose amino-acid sequence is MIPEIIEYKVHMEEKFRRDFSMRKLVTYFRMMSAALMVGVVYRERVPCEAGQGWGSVGLSTFAYVFPFVSRFAVTDLWLFVCLLFHFFCWSTQQPQPQNTQPLDTNQQQQQQQQNQIASHKEDQNSTEVLKMTDQREQQLQLQQQTQLQQQQSKNNEEPRTNLIINYLPQSMTEKDLYSLFVTIGPVESCRVMKDYKTGYSYGFGFVNYAKAEDAATAISTLNGLQVQNKRLKVSFARPSGEEIKETNLYVTNLPRNITESQIDDIFSKYGNIVQKNILKDKLTGLPRGVAFVRFDKREEAQEAIARLHGTIPEGGSEPLSVKIAEEHGKQKAAYYAGWQAGYNQSRGERLYPTRNKYQRYAHYLY
- the LOC143178199 gene encoding uncharacterized protein LOC143178199 isoform X4, with the translated sequence MIPEIIEYKVHMEEKFRRDFSMRKLVTYFRMMSAALMVGVVYRERVPCEAGQGWGSVGLSTFAYVFPFVSRFAVTDLWLFVCLLFHFFCWSTQQPQPQNTQPLDTNQQQQQQQQNQIASHKEDQNSTEVLKMTDQREQQLQLQQQTQLQQQQSKNNEEPRTNLIINYLPQSMTEKDLYSLFVTIGPVESCRVMKDYKTGYSYGFGFVNYAKAEDAATAISTLNGLQVQNKRLKVSFARPSGEEIKETNLYVTNLPRNITESQIDDIFSKYGNIVQKNILKDKLTGLPRGVAFVRFDKREEAQEAIARLHGTIPEGGSEPLSVKIAEEHGKQKAAYYAGWQAGYNQSRDMAASKSKYNED